A region from the Brachyspira hampsonii genome encodes:
- a CDS encoding Ig-like domain-containing alpha-2-macroglobulin family protein: MLNMLKLKTIYYSAIMLFIMGVSMFAAVAIDRTSPIGENTSRYNYEAITVTFNQQMVALQSIKEVTNEYFSFNVDVKGSYRWLSINTLAFYPSEPLPDNTAIEVTLKKGIKSELTGEVLENDYTWTFNTLRPIMQKSSPYDRQSDLATDVNIVVYYNMPIYLESAKENIELISSNTYKNIDFDVRYARLEDLREWETNEYKLEQVLVIKPKSVLDKNDKITVYIEEGLAAINGNLGTADNDSFTFSTHDEFYFNGDSEQTVTASYSPEAPRINFSTRVEWADLIRNIEITPAIQLPTEEDIQQNSWSSKSFSLYSLRFNPNITYNIKINGSLKDAYGQTLGEEQNITLNVTDYNPSLSIPSGMGVVESYEGIKLPVQVMNPNTINIQSRYVDKENIIPFLFVNREVYRYDESAEFRNYTNQYKNLLGYNNTTQYTPDVERNRYITTALYLTNYMNNKQYGLLSIEFKSKTGYQSQYDYSSSSQIQITSMGVTGKFSGDSNTIFVTDLKTGMPIEGATVEIRDDFNRVLEKAITDENGIATTKGFRTLGINRVSRWSSPRQWAIVTKGDDVSFINSDWGTGVSPWRMDISYNDAPPTKDYNGSMFTERGIYKPGEEVHIKGVIRENKIGSWQIPNDLKNGTFTINNSRGEEIHKGTITLNEYGSYLIDFTLPADAPTGYYNVNAEFKSDSNNDREENTSYSLSQSFRVEEFKPLEYESRLWVEDKNYYLGDTMPIKMSGWYLFGEPMISNQVDYNISMNETFFTPPNNAGFRFTKLSWFEDEYYNNYYSMIANGTASLDENGEYAYAPTVDASRSIHAAYVTIESTVSGEDSQRVSTTKSVLVHGSDYYIGIKRQGYFLETDKPTQLEFIAADPEGNRLEGKKIEVQVIRRHWESVKKAITGGRFEWESKQIDDVVETTTVTTSKDPVAFSFTPTNSGLYIVLARAKDSKNREVASDEYMYVIGKDYAPWAMFDDDLLELITEKEEYKPYETARIMVKSPYESATALVTVEREYVIDSFVTNIEGSTALIEVPIKPEYLPNVYVGVSLVKGRVENEAYTNYATDEGKPSFKIGYAGLSVSPREKELNVKITKSADSLEPRDEMTVDLYVETKESKPMETEIMLSVVDVGVLNLIGYKTPNWFNTFYGKRPLSVASADTRIHLIGQRNYGEKGDTPGGDGMRANASLMAKAEAMGMDVFSIRKNFLTTAFYQGRVKTDAEGKATVTFNLPDNITSFRIMASAINKDGYFGASDDVVVVKKNIMLMPTLPEFAYVEDKLKAGTLVYNYSDKDLEIEVQAAASNAMIENDVQKITVPKGGNADVRFDIIATNRGEAKVTILAKGGEYTDAVEKSFEVNVPMTTESVAVFSSTTNNNTDLMIRVPNITEAYKGAGSLEVYMSPSAFSELSGGINYLINYPYLCLEQQLSRVYPIITSKRLLVDMKLTDISEAELDKTVTDFLKTMPTYQSLNGGFSYWPSKTWISPWLTAYAADAMIKAKKEGYAVDENSLQLALEYINNYAKSGNAEKPSFWNDEYINLSSIAYIAAVLAEGGYNTNDVKAIIDRIYPEVNNIPFYGQVQLMRAMYYNKYDNNAFTNVRQYILNTIKEDPTTAHYELEERYSNLYWIHSSSVRDTSVALYALIETGYDNAINEKVVRWLVQSRKNGRYLNTQDNVSVFAAMNMYYKKYENVSPNFKAEFIYQGQTILAETFSSRTQPSLTKNYALDEFINDRLSNSNTRSALANIKRNGEGRLYYGVRLTYAPRDLAVNRDAGIKVVREYQTKDGKVLDLTKDRFKQGEEYVVVVKLTVPYERHFVVVDTPIASGMRILNSSFATESSEVKNITGNQGTSWWGGFNHTENYNDKILLFADILDKGEYVYKYVVRAATPGEYLLPATKAEEMYNPEVFGYDGQHKVVIEAK; the protein is encoded by the coding sequence ATGTTAAATATGTTAAAATTGAAAACTATTTATTATTCTGCTATTATGTTATTTATAATGGGGGTAAGTATGTTTGCAGCAGTTGCTATTGATAGAACAAGTCCAATAGGAGAAAATACTAGCAGATATAACTATGAGGCAATAACTGTAACATTCAATCAGCAGATGGTTGCTTTGCAGTCTATAAAAGAAGTAACTAATGAATATTTCAGTTTTAATGTAGATGTTAAGGGAAGTTATAGATGGCTTTCTATTAATACTTTAGCATTTTATCCTAGCGAGCCTTTGCCGGATAATACAGCTATTGAAGTTACGCTTAAAAAAGGAATAAAAAGCGAACTTACGGGAGAAGTATTAGAAAATGATTATACTTGGACTTTTAATACTTTAAGACCTATAATGCAGAAAAGCTCTCCTTATGACAGACAGTCAGATTTGGCTACTGATGTTAATATAGTTGTTTATTATAATATGCCTATATATCTTGAAAGTGCCAAAGAAAATATAGAATTAATTTCAAGCAATACCTACAAGAATATAGATTTTGATGTTAGATATGCAAGATTAGAAGATTTAAGAGAATGGGAAACTAATGAATACAAACTTGAACAGGTATTAGTTATAAAGCCTAAAAGTGTTTTAGATAAGAACGATAAAATAACAGTGTATATAGAAGAGGGGCTTGCTGCAATTAATGGAAATTTAGGAACTGCAGATAATGATAGTTTTACTTTTTCTACACATGATGAATTCTATTTCAATGGAGATAGTGAGCAGACAGTAACGGCATCATATTCTCCAGAAGCTCCTAGAATTAATTTTTCTACAAGAGTTGAATGGGCTGACTTGATAAGAAATATTGAAATCACTCCAGCAATTCAGCTTCCTACAGAAGAGGATATTCAGCAAAACTCTTGGAGCTCTAAAAGTTTTTCACTTTATTCACTCAGATTTAATCCTAATATTACATACAATATAAAAATAAACGGAAGTCTTAAAGATGCTTACGGTCAAACTTTAGGAGAAGAACAAAACATTACATTAAATGTTACAGACTATAATCCAAGCCTTTCTATACCTTCTGGAATGGGAGTTGTAGAATCTTATGAAGGAATAAAACTTCCAGTACAGGTAATGAATCCTAATACTATTAATATACAAAGTAGATATGTTGATAAAGAAAATATTATACCTTTCTTGTTTGTAAATAGAGAAGTATACAGATATGATGAAAGTGCAGAGTTTAGAAATTATACAAATCAATATAAAAACTTATTAGGATATAATAATACTACACAATACACTCCAGATGTTGAAAGAAACAGATACATCACAACAGCACTTTATTTAACAAACTATATGAATAATAAACAGTACGGACTTTTATCAATAGAGTTTAAAAGTAAGACTGGATATCAAAGTCAGTATGACTATTCATCATCTTCACAGATACAAATTACATCTATGGGAGTAACAGGAAAATTCTCAGGTGATTCAAATACAATATTCGTAACAGATTTAAAAACAGGAATGCCTATTGAAGGAGCTACTGTAGAAATAAGAGATGACTTTAACAGAGTATTAGAAAAAGCAATTACCGATGAAAACGGAATAGCCACTACTAAAGGATTTAGAACTTTAGGTATAAACAGAGTAAGCAGATGGTCATCACCAAGACAATGGGCTATAGTTACAAAAGGAGATGATGTATCTTTTATAAATAGTGATTGGGGTACTGGCGTTTCACCTTGGAGAATGGATATTAGCTATAATGATGCTCCTCCTACTAAAGATTATAACGGCTCTATGTTTACAGAAAGAGGTATTTATAAACCAGGAGAAGAGGTACATATAAAAGGTGTTATAAGGGAAAATAAAATAGGCAGTTGGCAGATACCTAATGATTTGAAAAACGGAACATTTACAATCAACAATTCAAGAGGTGAAGAGATACATAAAGGAACAATTACTTTAAATGAATATGGTTCTTATTTGATAGATTTTACACTTCCAGCCGATGCTCCTACAGGTTATTATAATGTAAATGCCGAGTTTAAAAGCGATTCTAATAATGACAGAGAAGAAAATACTTCATACAGTTTATCACAAAGTTTTAGAGTAGAAGAGTTTAAACCTTTAGAATATGAAAGCAGATTATGGGTTGAAGATAAAAATTATTATTTAGGCGATACTATGCCTATAAAAATGTCTGGCTGGTATTTATTCGGTGAGCCTATGATATCAAATCAGGTAGATTATAATATATCTATGAATGAAACTTTCTTTACTCCGCCTAATAATGCAGGATTCAGATTTACAAAATTAAGCTGGTTTGAAGATGAGTATTATAATAATTATTATTCTATGATAGCAAACGGCACAGCTTCATTAGATGAAAACGGAGAATATGCTTATGCTCCTACTGTAGATGCAAGCCGTTCAATACATGCAGCTTATGTTACTATAGAATCAACCGTATCAGGCGAGGATTCTCAAAGAGTAAGCACAACTAAAAGCGTATTGGTTCATGGAAGTGATTATTATATAGGTATAAAAAGACAAGGCTATTTCTTGGAAACTGACAAGCCTACGCAATTAGAGTTTATAGCAGCAGACCCAGAAGGCAATAGACTTGAAGGCAAAAAAATAGAAGTACAGGTTATAAGAAGACATTGGGAATCTGTGAAAAAGGCTATAACAGGCGGAAGATTTGAATGGGAATCTAAACAAATTGATGATGTTGTTGAAACTACTACAGTTACAACATCTAAAGACCCTGTTGCTTTTAGTTTTACTCCTACAAACTCTGGACTTTATATAGTATTGGCAAGAGCAAAAGATTCTAAAAACAGAGAAGTTGCTTCTGATGAGTATATGTATGTTATAGGTAAAGATTATGCTCCTTGGGCTATGTTTGATGATGATTTGCTAGAGCTTATCACAGAAAAAGAAGAATATAAACCTTATGAAACAGCTAGAATAATGGTAAAATCTCCTTATGAATCTGCTACTGCTTTGGTAACAGTTGAAAGAGAATATGTAATAGATTCTTTTGTAACAAATATAGAAGGCTCTACTGCTTTAATAGAAGTACCTATAAAACCAGAATATTTACCTAATGTTTATGTAGGTGTTTCACTTGTTAAAGGAAGAGTTGAAAATGAGGCTTATACTAATTATGCCACTGATGAAGGTAAGCCGTCATTTAAAATAGGTTATGCAGGACTTTCAGTTTCTCCGCGTGAAAAAGAGCTTAATGTAAAAATAACAAAATCTGCTGACAGCTTAGAGCCTCGCGATGAGATGACAGTTGATTTGTATGTTGAAACAAAAGAAAGCAAACCTATGGAAACAGAAATAATGTTAAGCGTTGTTGATGTGGGAGTATTAAATTTAATAGGATACAAAACTCCTAATTGGTTTAATACATTCTACGGAAAAAGACCTTTGAGTGTTGCAAGTGCCGATACAAGAATACATTTAATAGGTCAGCGTAACTACGGAGAGAAAGGAGATACACCGGGCGGAGATGGTATGAGAGCTAATGCTTCACTTATGGCTAAAGCTGAAGCTATGGGTATGGACGTATTCAGCATAAGAAAAAATTTCCTTACTACTGCATTCTATCAAGGAAGAGTAAAAACTGATGCTGAGGGTAAAGCTACAGTTACATTTAATTTACCAGATAATATTACATCATTTAGAATAATGGCTTCTGCTATAAATAAAGACGGTTATTTCGGTGCTTCTGATGATGTTGTTGTAGTTAAGAAAAATATTATGCTTATGCCTACACTTCCAGAGTTTGCTTATGTTGAAGATAAATTAAAAGCTGGTACTTTGGTTTATAACTATTCTGATAAAGATTTGGAAATAGAAGTTCAGGCTGCTGCTTCTAATGCTATGATAGAAAATGATGTTCAAAAAATAACAGTTCCTAAAGGCGGAAATGCTGATGTAAGATTTGATATTATAGCTACAAACAGAGGAGAAGCTAAAGTTACAATACTTGCTAAAGGCGGAGAATATACTGATGCTGTAGAGAAATCATTTGAAGTTAATGTACCTATGACTACAGAATCAGTTGCAGTATTTTCAAGCACTACAAACAATAATACCGACTTGATGATAAGAGTACCTAATATTACAGAAGCGTATAAAGGTGCTGGAAGTTTGGAAGTTTATATGTCGCCTAGTGCATTTAGTGAGCTTTCTGGAGGAATTAATTATCTTATTAATTATCCATATCTTTGTTTAGAGCAGCAGTTGTCAAGAGTTTATCCTATAATAACAAGTAAAAGATTATTAGTAGACATGAAACTTACTGATATATCAGAGGCAGAATTAGATAAGACAGTAACTGATTTCTTGAAAACTATGCCGACATATCAAAGTCTTAACGGAGGATTCTCATACTGGCCTAGCAAAACTTGGATATCTCCATGGCTTACTGCTTATGCTGCTGATGCTATGATTAAGGCTAAAAAAGAAGGATACGCTGTTGATGAAAACTCTTTGCAGTTGGCATTGGAATATATAAACAATTATGCTAAAAGCGGAAATGCTGAAAAACCTAGCTTCTGGAATGATGAATACATTAATTTATCTTCTATAGCTTATATTGCTGCAGTTCTTGCTGAGGGCGGATACAATACTAATGATGTAAAAGCTATAATAGATAGAATATACCCAGAAGTTAATAATATTCCTTTCTATGGACAGGTTCAGTTAATGAGGGCTATGTATTATAACAAATACGACAATAATGCATTTACTAATGTAAGGCAGTATATACTTAATACTATTAAAGAAGACCCTACTACTGCACATTATGAGCTTGAGGAAAGATATTCCAATCTTTATTGGATACACTCTTCATCAGTGAGAGATACTTCTGTTGCTTTATATGCATTAATAGAAACAGGATATGATAATGCTATTAATGAAAAAGTGGTTCGCTGGCTTGTTCAGTCAAGAAAAAACGGCAGATATTTAAATACTCAGGATAATGTTTCAGTATTTGCTGCTATGAATATGTATTATAAAAAATACGAAAATGTTAGTCCTAATTTCAAAGCAGAGTTTATATATCAGGGACAAACTATACTTGCAGAAACATTCAGTTCAAGAACTCAGCCTAGCCTAACAAAAAATTATGCATTAGATGAGTTTATAAATGACAGATTAAGCAATTCAAACACTAGAAGTGCTTTAGCAAATATTAAAAGAAACGGAGAGGGAAGACTTTATTACGGAGTAAGACTTACTTATGCACCTCGTGATTTAGCAGTTAATAGAGATGCCGGAATAAAAGTTGTAAGAGAGTATCAAACTAAAGACGGTAAAGTATTAGACCTTACAAAAGATAGATTCAAACAAGGCGAAGAATATGTTGTTGTGGTGAAACTTACAGTTCCTTATGAGAGACATTTTGTTGTAGTTGACACTCCTATTGCTTCAGGTATGAGAATATTAAACTCTTCATTTGCTACAGAAAGCAGCGAAGTGAAAAACATTACAGGCAATCAAGGTACAAGCTGGTGGGGCGGATTCAATCATACAGAAAACTATAATGACAAAATATTATTATTTGCTGATATACTTGATAAGGGAGAGTATGTATACAAATATGTAGTTAGAGCAGCTACACCGGGTGAATATTTGCTTCCTGCTACTAAAGCTGAAGAGATGTACAATCCAGAAGTATTTGGTTATGACGGACAGCATAAAGTTGTTATAGAGGCTAAATAA
- a CDS encoding DUF6198 family protein, which produces MIAENNISLNNQNKHIIVSGELALILVVIMNSFGVVLMLYSGSGISAISSVPYAFSEVIKNISLGTFTYIFQTLLVLVLMILRKKFVGEYLFSFAVGFFFGKFIDIHSLWINHLPLSLTYRIIYFIISYIILSFGIALSNRCGLPIIPTDLFPRELSNIIKVPYSKIKIIFDVSSLLTTALITFIFLGHIKGLGIGTVLAAFTMGKSISFIGSLIDKKIEFIPYIKKLVHKENKA; this is translated from the coding sequence ATGATAGCAGAGAATAACATTTCATTAAATAATCAAAATAAACATATTATAGTAAGCGGAGAACTAGCTTTAATTTTAGTTGTCATTATGAATAGTTTCGGTGTGGTTTTGATGCTTTACTCAGGTTCCGGTATATCTGCTATATCAAGTGTTCCTTATGCATTTTCTGAAGTTATAAAAAATATATCGCTTGGCACTTTTACTTATATTTTCCAAACTTTACTTGTATTAGTACTTATGATCTTAAGAAAAAAATTTGTAGGAGAATATTTATTTAGTTTTGCAGTAGGATTCTTTTTCGGTAAATTTATAGATATACATAGTTTATGGATAAATCATTTGCCTTTGAGTTTAACATACAGAATTATATATTTTATAATAAGCTATATCATACTTAGTTTTGGCATAGCTCTATCTAATAGATGCGGACTTCCTATAATACCCACAGATCTATTTCCAAGAGAATTATCAAATATAATAAAAGTACCTTATTCTAAAATAAAAATAATATTTGATGTAAGTTCTCTTCTAACAACAGCATTAATAACATTCATTTTTCTAGGTCATATAAAAGGACTTGGAATAGGTACTGTGCTTGCAGCTTTTACAATGGGTAAATCTATCTCTTTTATAGGAAGCCTTATTGACAAAAAAATAGAATTTATACCG